The nucleotide sequence TGTGCGATGGAGCCGGCCTAAAATCGGTTGAATTTGGTGGGCGACAACGAGCCGGTCTCGCAGCAGCATTTCCGGGGTTTTTTGCCAGCACTGACCGTCATACCACCCGGACTCTTCATACACAACGGTAGAATCCAGCAGGCGATTTCGCACATACCACCAGCCTAAATACAGCCGCAGCAGCACCAGTGCCAGAATTAAACTGGCACCGGCTGCCCCGCTGAGGATAAATTGGCCAAGATACTTCTTTGGGACAAAACTCGATGCCGCTACCGGCCCTGAAATTGCCCAGCTGATGCCCCATACCCAGGCGATCCCGGTTAGATAACCCCGCAGATCGCTGATGCCCCAGCGAAAAAACCAAGACTCTTTCAGCTCTTGATACTCATTGAGCGGTTGCTGTTCGTCGGGGACGGGACATACAGACACAGAAGTATCCTTCATGGCGCTACTCTCTCCCTGGGCCGGCTGCTGAAAATTCTATCCGTTCGGCGTGGCCCCAAAAAGCCTCTAGATTGTAAAATTCTCGTTCTTTCGCCATCAAGACGTGAACAATCACTTCGCCGTAGTCTAGTAGCACCCAGCTGCCCTCTGCTTGCCCTTCAACACGCAAGGGAAGGCGCTGCCACTCGATTTCTATCTTGTCTTGAACAGACTGGGAAATTGCCCGTACCTGCACCCTGGAAAAGCCGGTGGCCATGACAAAATAATCTGCTAGGTAAGACACTTCTGCCACTCCCAGCAAAACAATATCCCCAGCTTTGCGGTCATCCGCCCCCTGGGCAGCCGTCATGGCAATGGCTCGACTGGTATCTGAGTTGAGCGTGCCGGTGTTGACTAAATCGACTTTGGAATAATCTGACATTAAATCTCCAAAATCACTATCTGTGGTAAATTCATGCTTGATGTTAATAACATCCCTAAATAATTTGGTGAAAGCGGGCCGAGCGATTTAAACATTCTATTCTGCCTTATTTGCCCACACAAATTATGCAGAAATGCAGCGATTTTCAGGGCTTGTGACTTTCTGCCCTTGAAGGGCTGTCAGTTGCAAAGCCCAGTTTCGGGTCAGTATGGTTCGGGGGTGAATCATCTGACGGGTTTCTAACAAGAATCCTAGCGAATAATCGCTGGTTCGCCAAACTGCTTGATAGAGATTTTGCCGGCTCACTTGCCGCATGGCGTTCAATTCCGCCGTGTCCCCACGACTGGGTTCTAAACTATCAGCGACAAACACCGCACAACAAAGCAAACTCATCGCCGGCCGGCCTAATGTGTGGTTGCGGATAGCTTGCAAGACTTCCGCGTCCCGCACCTCAAACTGATCCCTCGCGACAATGGCACTGACATCAGCATGGAGCAAATGCGGATTGGCTTCTAAGACTGAGTCTATCTCCAATCCTTCTTCCCGCGCCATCCCCAACAGTTTTTGGGGCTTAAAATATTTCGCCAGATCGTGCATTAAACCGGCTTGCGCTGCTTTTTCGGCATCAAGACCGTGATGATCGGCTAGCTCGACCGCCATTGCTTCCACGCCCAGAATATGTCTCAGGCGAGGTGGGGGAACGTTATCTGCTAACCAGGCTAAAACCCGATCTCGCATCACATTGGATAACTCCTTAAGCTCATTAATGACAAGGGTGAAGGTAAAGCTGTTAATACAGGATATTTGTATATTTTTCTTTCATTTTAGCCAAAATTTCTCGGAGAGTATTTGCCCTGCTTCAAAAACCAGCAACAGCAATTTAAGTATTTTAACGTATTTTTTCTGCCGGCCCGCGTCCCACCGGCTCGCCACGATTCAGCAGATTTGCGATAGAGTTGCACCCGATTTTCCCCGTGAAGGTCAAAGGCCGAAATAACTTGGCAACTTCGGACGCTGCTTGCCAGTTTGACCTTCAACTGTCCGCCCCTATTGCGCTTGTCATCTGCCATTCCCTATTTGCCGGTGCTGGCTTTTACGGCCTCAAACAACGCTTCATAGCGATCTAAAGCTTGCTCAAATCCATAATGCTCGATGGCGTACTGCCGGCCTTGACGACCGAACGCTTCAGCTTTATCGGGATTCTTGTACAAATCTAGAATGGCCGCTGCCAATGCCTCTGCGTCTTCTGGAGGCACGACGATGCCGCCACCGCTTTCCTTAACGGCTTTTGCCGCAGTGCCGGTGGCGGGAACCGAGGCCACGATCGGGCGACCACTCGCAAGATGCAGGGGAATCTTGGACGGCATATTGAAGGAAATCACATTATGCTTTTGCAAGACTAAAGCCACATCAGCCCCTGCCAGAAGATCCGGCAAATGTTCGCGGTCTTGAAATGGCAAGAGCAAAACGGGAGGCGCACCACAGGCTTTGCGATAATCGCGCAATTCATGAATGGCGCTGGGTTCTCCCACAATCACAAAGGCAATCTCTGGAATGTGGCGCAAGCGGACGGATGCCTCAATAACGGTTTCTAAGCCTTGGGTGAGTCCTATATTGCCGGAGTAGAGCACCACAAATTTGTTGTTGAGCTGATGGGCGGCGCGGAAGGGGTTGTCTTCTTTGGGCATCGGGCGGATGAAATTAACATCAACCCAGTTGGAAATTTTGACAATTTTACTGGCCGGCACTCCCTTCTGGAGCAAATTATCCACAAATCCATCCGCAATCACGCTGATCGTGTGTGCGTTGTGGTAGGCAAATTTTTCCAGGGATTCAAAGACGCCAATCATCGCTTTGTTTTTGAGCAAACCCACGTGGACGGCGGCTTCTGGCAGAATGTCTTGAACATTAAGCACGACAGGACACTGGCGAATCCACCCCAGCATACTTGCCGGCAAGCCAATGGGCAGGGGTGGCACAGTCGCTAAGATGACTTCCGGCGGCCAACTTTTGAGGGCGTGTACCATGCTGGTACAGACAAAGCTGGCATCCAGCAATATCCGGTCAACCAGGTTAGGATGCGGCCCACGAATCCACAGGGTGCTGCGCTGGATGGTGACATCGTTTCTGCGTTCGGTCATGTACCACCGGCCTTGGTAGCCTTGGTAGATTCGGCGTTCCGGATAGTTGGGCATCCCGGTGACGACGCGCAGTTGATGGCCTCGCGCCACTAAACCTTCTGCCAGTTCGGTCATCAGGGGGGCGATGCCGATTGGCTCTGGGTGGTAGTTGTAGGAATAAATTAAAATACGCATTGTCTGTAATCTATACCCGGTTGGCGGGGAAAGTGCTTGACTCAGTCTATATGGGGAGTGGGAGATTGAGTATGCTGCTGCCTGCCACTATCATGCCTCCTCTGGGTTCTGCGGCAGCAAGCGTGCGAATTGTATTAATTTTTATCTATTTATGTTTAACAATCAGTCGTGATTAATAGGCAATCGGTTATTTAAATAAAAGGTGGTAATTTGGGAGTTAAACGGTGCCGGTTGAGATCACGTGTATGTACAATAACTGCACTCTGAAAGAATTGCCGATTAACGGAGAGAGGGCCGGCATCAGCGCTGGCTCAGACACGATGGCCGGTGTAGTGCACGCTCTAGAGGCGTTTAATTGCCAAGCCAGAAACTGAGTGGCTCAGGGCTAGAGGCACAGACTAGAAGATGTGCGGGATATCGCATCGGCAAACCCTGAGCGGCGAATAGTGTTAAGAAAATCCTAGCTCAAGTGGGCCGGCACTCGGTTTGAGAGCAGTTGAATGCTTCTAGAGAGAGAGATTAACGAGCAGAGCCGATCACTCATCTGGAAAATCGCTTTAATGATAGCAGTATGATTCGCAACCACGCTCCAACACTGGAGCCACCTAAAAGAACAGAATCAAAGGAGCCTGCGATGATTTTTTCTCGTTTGCATAGAATTTTAGCGCCCTTGCTACTGTGTGTTTTGCTGCTGGTGACGGCTTGCACTGAAGCCAAAGCGCCCTCTCGCTGGGACGCGGCCCAACAAACCAGCACGCAGAAGCAACGCCCGCAGCAGCCCAGAGATGGGGCTGCCCCTGGCCAACCTGTCGCCGGCAAACCTGTAACAGGTGGCAACTTCAACAAATTCTTCCCCAAAGGCAGCGCTGGCTATAGCACTGTGCCGGCTCAGGAAAAAACCGGCTTTGCTGAGTATAAGTTGAACCAAGGTGGCAAAAATGTTGCCATGCTGTCTATTAATGACCTGGCCAATAACCCCACTGCCGCTCAGAAATTCCAGCAACCCAGCAAAACCATAGCCGGCTATCCTGCGGTCAACCAGGGGAATAACATCACGGCCCTTCTTGTCGGAGGTCGTTACCAAGTCAAGGTGCAATCCCGCGATCCCTCTTTTACACCGCAAGATCGCGAAGCTTGGCTGCAAAAATTTAACCTCAGCGGACTCTCCCGAGTCAAGTAATTTTAGGTGTTAGTGGTTAGTTGCCAGTTGTTTAACTGCACTAACAATTTTCTCCTATTTCTAACCCTGACTTTGCTTCGCTTACAAAACTCAAACAAGGAGCTAAAAATGAGCAAACCGATTTTTGAATTGGTTGATGAGTTGCCAACCAGCAACATGACTACGTTTGTCCTAAAATCGCTTGATTTTGCCGTGCCCGGTCAGTGGGAAAATGTTGTCGGTTTTACGAATACCATCAGGAAAGTTACTGGTGAAACTGACGAAGATTTGATTCAACAAATTGGTGAACGTGCGATTTTTCTTTACAACGATAAGTCACAAGGCTATCAGCGGGCGATGTGGCTTTACCAAACGGTTGACAGAACGGATAGAGCTTTAGGTGCAGCGGCGCTGGCTAATAAAGTCGGTGAAAAAATTCCCTTATTAGGTTTGTTAAACCGAGTCACTCCGAAAGCAAATAAAGCGCAAGCGATTGACTTGACTATTAAGCTGGTCGTTGAATTGGTGGCTTTTTGTCAAATCAACGGTATTCCTGGCGACAGTATTGGAGATTTTGTAGCATCCTTGGCTGACTACAGTGGCGAGTCTTTAATGCGGATGGCTGCTTTAGTTTGCATTGATGGTTTAGTTCCTCTCGGCCCTGATTTTATCCTGCAAGCACAATCAGCTATTTCTGGGATGAAGCCGGCAGAGTTAGAAGAAAATCAGACATTCCGGGATGTTAATGATTTGATCCCCGGAAATAATTCCGCTAGCAAGTTGGGCTTTATTGGCGAGAGTTTTAATTCCGTCACCGGCTGGATGAGTGGGTTTGTTTCTTCTCGCGGTTTGACGCCAGATAAGGTGGTTAGCAATTTGCAACGATTTGTTGAAATTTCTAATGATAAGTTGGACTATCTCGGTGCGTTTCTCGACGTGAGTACCAACTATTACGAACACACCGGCACTCAAACTTTGGCGCGTCGCTTAATTGAACGCGCTGTGGCTGAGATTTAGGAATCTGGTTCTGTAACCTCCTCTCCGGGTGCGGGGAGGGGGGTTTTTTTTAACCGCAGATGCACGCAGATAAACGCAGATGGGTTAACTGTTGGTGGCACAGATGGTTGGGAGGGGATTTTTTAACCACAGATGATAGCGCAGCGTGCCGCAGGCATACACAGATGAACAAAGATGAACGCAGATAAACGCAGATGGGTTAACTGTTGGTGTTTGAGATAATTTTTAAGATGAACCCGACATCAAGGGGGATAATTTTATATGGCTTCGCGGGTGACAGCCCCAAGCCCCTATCCCTTATGAGGAACAGCAATGCCATTTGAACCATTAGATGATGCTGAAAATGTCGTTTCGATAGAAGGGGGAGAAGACGCCAAGCAACTTATTCAACGCTTCGCCAGAACACTTTTAATAACACCAGATTTATTTGCGCGTTTTAATGAAGTCTTAAGCAATTACACAGGCCCGCAGTGGATGGCAGAAGGAGTAAAAGTTAGACTCCTAAAATTAGGAAATCTGCAATGGGTCACAGGAAGGATGAGGTTCAGAATAATTATTGAATTCTGCCCTGATGAACCCGAACCCTCTCCTACCTCCGAGTTAGAAGAGTTCCGTCAATAACCCCACTTCCTCACAGGTCGGCTTGTCGTCTTTGGGCGAGAACAATTCAGGGCTGATGAAAAGTCAGTTGTGACCTAGCATTTAATCAAGTGAAATAATATTGGATGACTTCGCAGGTTGTCGCGTCGGCAAGCCCCTATCCCTTACATAAGGAACAGCAATGCCATTTGAACCGATAGATGAAGGTGATCACGTTTTCTCCATAGAAGAAAAAATCAGACTTTCTAACAACAATCCAGATAAGGTGTACATAACAAGTGATCTTTCAAAGCTTGTGTCTGATTATGTAGTAAGAAACCTCACGGGGAATCCACAGTGGACGACTGACGGTGTAAAAGGCCGGCTATTGAAAATGGGCAGCTCTCGGTGGATTCTAGGAAAAATAAGGATCAAAATAGCCGTTGAATTCTGCCCTGATGAACCTCCCAGCACCTCAGAGCTGGAAGAGTTCCGTCAATAAAAGGCGCAGGCAAGCCGCCCTTCCTCAAAGACCGGCTTGCCTGCGCTGAGCATGAACTATCCCCCGATACATCTCCAGAAATCTCCCCGACGTGTCGTTGATTTTTGGCTAATTCTTCTATCGCAACCCTAGTCGCACAAACCCTAGATTTACCCCAATCTCTAACTTAAGTGAGTCCCCAAGTAAACGGAACCGCTCTAAAATTTGGGTTTAGTCGCATTGAGGCAGAGTAGATGTCGTCCCAATTGAACCCTGATTCAGCAGAGGTTAAGGTACAGGGAACCACCTTGTTTGATCGCACTTTTCGAGACAGTGAGGGCAACATTGTCATTGCTCAGATGCCCAATCTGCCGCTTCTAGTAGGGTTGGCAGCTAGCCTACTTCAACTTGTCCTCCCCGGCGGCAATCTCCAGACAGGATTTGATTTAGTGGCGTTCGGTGCTTTGTTCACCTGGGCGTGGCAGGAGTTGTTTGATGGGGTTAACTACTTCCGTCAGGCGCTGGGATTGGTGGTGCTTGGGGGCATGATCGCGCTCAGACTCCATATTATCGGTTGAGCTTGAACCGGCAACTTCCTCTTTGTAAGAACACACTCTTCCAACTACGTTACGGGGTGTGAGTAGCAGTCGAATAAAAATGTCACACCGGATTTTTTTTACCGCAGATTCCGCAGGTGAAACTTGAATGACGAGCGTAGCAGATTCCAGTTTCACCTGCGTCCACAGATAAACGCAGATGGATTAACTGTTGGTGTTTGAGATAAATTGGCTAGTGGTTTATTCTGCAAAATGGTCTGTTTTGCCTTCTTCATATTGAATGCCCCATTCGTGGATTGAGTTGAGAACGGGTTTGAGTGATTCTCCTAGGGGTGTGAGGGAGTATTCTACCTTGGGGGGGACTTGTAAATAAACTTGCCGGTGAACGATGCCGTCTTGTTCCATCTCTCGCAACTGCTGAGTGAGCATCTTCTGGGTGATGCCGTGCATTGCGCGATGTAATTCCCCGAAGCGTTTGACTCCTTGAAATAATTCTCGAATAATTAAAACTTTCCAGCGTCCCCCAATGACTTTGAGGGCGGTTTCCACTGCACAGGTGGGTTTCTCGCTGTGAGCGCGGCTTTCCATGTTTTCGCTCCTTAGTATCTTTTTGGGTAGTATCTTACTTTAAAGTGCATTCTTTACATTAAAGCTGTACTTATTTTACAGTGTATATAGAAGAAAGCAGGGGCAAGGAAAGTTATAAATACAACCTAAAACCTGCGATGAATATTTGAGGATAATTTATGAATAAACCAGCGCAGAATTAGGGCAAATTCTCGTTTTTGTAACGGTGTCAACACTCAACTTTAAGTTAGCGATCTGTTGAGGTTGAGTGGTTAGAAGAAATGAGGGGCCGGCGAAAGTAAATTCTCACGAAACTCGTAACCAGGCTGTAGGGGCGGTGCTTCTGTGCCGGCACTCTTGAAGAGACATTTAAATCATTAGGAGGCGACAGTGATTACACTACGGAAATCTGAAGAACGGGGACACGCAAATCACGGCTGGCTGGATTCTTATCACTCGTTTTCATTCGCAAATTATTACGATCCCAATAACATGGGATTTAGGGCTTTACGAGTGATTAACGAAGATTGGGTGCAACCGGCTAAGGGTTTTGGCACGCATCCCCACAGAGACATGGAAATTATTACTTATGTGTTGGAAGGGGCGCTAGAACACAAAGATAGTTTGGGAACCGGCTCAATTATTCGTCCGGGTGAGGTGCAAAAAATGAGTGCCGGTACTGGCGTAACTCACAGCGAATACAACCCTTCTAAAACCGAACA is from Microcoleus sp. FACHB-672 and encodes:
- a CDS encoding CGLD27 family protein, yielding MKDTSVSVCPVPDEQQPLNEYQELKESWFFRWGISDLRGYLTGIAWVWGISWAISGPVAASSFVPKKYLGQFILSGAAGASLILALVLLRLYLGWWYVRNRLLDSTVVYEESGWYDGQCWQKTPEMLLRDRLVVAHQIQPILGRLHRTFGVLALAIVVGSLTWQFLSFKF
- a CDS encoding KGK domain-containing protein is translated as MPFEPLDDAENVVSIEGGEDAKQLIQRFARTLLITPDLFARFNEVLSNYTGPQWMAEGVKVRLLKLGNLQWVTGRMRFRIIIEFCPDEPEPSPTSELEEFRQ
- a CDS encoding winged helix-turn-helix transcriptional regulator, coding for MESRAHSEKPTCAVETALKVIGGRWKVLIIRELFQGVKRFGELHRAMHGITQKMLTQQLREMEQDGIVHRQVYLQVPPKVEYSLTPLGESLKPVLNSIHEWGIQYEEGKTDHFAE
- a CDS encoding glycosyltransferase family 4 protein; protein product: MRILIYSYNYHPEPIGIAPLMTELAEGLVARGHQLRVVTGMPNYPERRIYQGYQGRWYMTERRNDVTIQRSTLWIRGPHPNLVDRILLDASFVCTSMVHALKSWPPEVILATVPPLPIGLPASMLGWIRQCPVVLNVQDILPEAAVHVGLLKNKAMIGVFESLEKFAYHNAHTISVIADGFVDNLLQKGVPASKIVKISNWVDVNFIRPMPKEDNPFRAAHQLNNKFVVLYSGNIGLTQGLETVIEASVRLRHIPEIAFVIVGEPSAIHELRDYRKACGAPPVLLLPFQDREHLPDLLAGADVALVLQKHNVISFNMPSKIPLHLASGRPIVASVPATGTAAKAVKESGGGIVVPPEDAEALAAAILDLYKNPDKAEAFGRQGRQYAIEHYGFEQALDRYEALFEAVKASTGK
- a CDS encoding KGK domain-containing protein, with protein sequence MPFEPIDEGDHVFSIEEKIRLSNNNPDKVYITSDLSKLVSDYVVRNLTGNPQWTTDGVKGRLLKMGSSRWILGKIRIKIAVEFCPDEPPSTSELEEFRQ
- the yqeK gene encoding bis(5'-nucleosyl)-tetraphosphatase (symmetrical) YqeK → MRDRVLAWLADNVPPPRLRHILGVEAMAVELADHHGLDAEKAAQAGLMHDLAKYFKPQKLLGMAREEGLEIDSVLEANPHLLHADVSAIVARDQFEVRDAEVLQAIRNHTLGRPAMSLLCCAVFVADSLEPSRGDTAELNAMRQVSRQNLYQAVWRTSDYSLGFLLETRQMIHPRTILTRNWALQLTALQGQKVTSPENRCISA
- the rsfS gene encoding ribosome silencing factor; this encodes MSDYSKVDLVNTGTLNSDTSRAIAMTAAQGADDRKAGDIVLLGVAEVSYLADYFVMATGFSRVQVRAISQSVQDKIEIEWQRLPLRVEGQAEGSWVLLDYGEVIVHVLMAKEREFYNLEAFWGHAERIEFSAAGPGRE